The following DNA comes from Candidatus Kaelpia aquatica.
ATTGTTTCCCCCTTGATACCTTACGATCAGATCAACATCCTCGCTTAGCCAGTCTATTATCTTGCCCTTCCCTTCATCTCCCCATTGCGTACCAATCAATATTTTATTCATAGCTCTCCTGTGGTTTAAAAATTTTTAAAGCTGGTAAAATAGGACCTAGAGTTTAATCCCTTTTACGGCACGTATATATTTAAAATCGAGCAGCTCTTTTACAACAGCAGCATCAACAGCTATATCAAGATTCAAAACCATTAAAGCATTACCGCCAAGCTCCTCTCTACCAAACGTCATTCCGGATATATTAACATTATTATTACCAAAGATATTACCTATATGACCTATGACACCAGGCTTATCTTCGTTATATATAACAAGTATATTTCCTACTGGAGGCGCCTCAAGGTAATAACCATCAATATTAACTATTTTGGGATTATTATCACTAAACAGCGTCCCGGCAACCTCTTTTATCTCTTTATTGGTCTGGACAATAACCTGAATTAAATTACTGAAATTATGAACTTTTGAAGATTTAACCTCTTCAATGCTGATCTGCCTCTCTTTTGCAATTATAAGAGCATTCACATAATTTACGGATTCAGCAAGCATTGGAGAAAAGAAACCTTTAAGTATTGCCGAAGAAAGAGAAGTAATATCATATTCCAAAATATCTCCGCTATATTTTATCTCAATCTTCTTAACGTTACCCTCTATGAGCTGACCAAGCAATGAGCCTAATTTTTCAGAAAGATTAAAATAAGGCTTTAAAATCTCAGCCGTCTCAGGCTCAATAAAAGGCATGTTTACAGCATTTCTGACAACATTGTTTATCAATACATCCCGAACCTGCTCTGCAACCTCAACAGCCACATTGAGCTGCGCCTCTTCAGTAGATGCCCCTAAATGAGGAGTGAGAACGACGTTGTCTAACTCAAAAAGCGGACTGCTTTCGGGAGGTTCATTCTCGTAAACATCCAAAGCAGCACCTGCAATATTTTTCTCTGAAAGAGCTTTACATAGAGCCTCTTCATCCACGATACCGCCGCGAGAACAGTTGATAATATATGCTGTATTTTTTACCATCTTCAGCTCTTTATCAGAAAGCATATGATAAGTATTATCAGATAAAGGAATATGAAACGTAATATAGTCCGATCTTTTCAGAAGCTCATCGTACTTAACTAACTCAACCTCAATCTTAGAGGCTATATCTTCAGAGATATAAGGATCAAATGTAAGAACTTTCATTCCAAACCCAATAGCTCGTTTGGCCACCTCTCTCCCTATTCTCCCTAAACCCACAACACCTATAATCTTACCGTGCAGCTCTTTACCCATAAA
Coding sequences within:
- the serA gene encoding phosphoglycerate dehydrogenase, coding for MVKVLVSDNIAQDGIDILTESGIEVIKKTGLSEDELIREIKGYDGIVIRSGTKIKSSIIEAADSLKVIGRAGVGLDNVDVDAATKKGIIVMNTPLGNTISTAEHTMALILALARNISQASLSMRENKWERKKFMGKELHGKIIGVVGLGRIGREVAKRAIGFGMKVLTFDPYISEDIASKIEVELVKYDELLKRSDYITFHIPLSDNTYHMLSDKELKMVKNTAYIINCSRGGIVDEEALCKALSEKNIAGAALDVYENEPPESSPLFELDNVVLTPHLGASTEEAQLNVAVEVAEQVRDVLINNVVRNAVNMPFIEPETAEILKPYFNLSEKLGSLLGQLIEGNVKKIEIKYSGDILEYDITSLSSAILKGFFSPMLAESVNYVNALIIAKERQISIEEVKSSKVHNFSNLIQVIVQTNKEIKEVAGTLFSDNNPKIVNIDGYYLEAPPVGNILVIYNEDKPGVIGHIGNIFGNNNVNISGMTFGREELGGNALMVLNLDIAVDAAVVKELLDFKYIRAVKGIKL